taatttaaacaatttaagGTAATAAACAACCAAGATTATTTTCTTTCCAAATGACAgaatcaatttaattatttttccaattttaaaaaattaattgaatttcTCCACCTTATTCAATTCAAGTTTTCATTTCTCCACCTTATTCCATTATAAATAcacaattataatttttatttttaccattATCCAAACACCCAGAAAAAAAATGTCTTCTAGTAGTTGCAAATTCCTCACCTTGTTCCTATTCCATTTACTATTATCCAACATAAGAATATCACAATCCTTACCATGTCCATTACCGCCGGCAATTCAATCTATTTACACCGAGAACCCCGCCACCGTTGCTGCCGCCTCCGTCGATTTCGGCAACGTTGTCCATGACAGGCCGATCGGCGTCTTTGTGCCGAGAACGGTGGAGGATATTATTGCTCTGGTGAAAACCTCTTATGAATGTTATCAGCCTTTCACAATCGGTGTTAACGGACACGCGCATTCTACACATGGACAGAGCATGGCTCTAAACGGGGTTGTGATAGACATGAAACAGATGAGGATAAATGGTGCGATTAAAGTTGGTGTATCGGATACGGCGGTGACCGCTGATGTTGGTGGCGATACATTGTGGTTGGATGTAATGAATTATGTATTGGGGTTAGGGTATTCTCCTTATTCGTGGACAGATTATTTAAATCTTACTGTTGGGGGAACTTTATCCAATGCTGGAATAAGTGGTCAAACTTTTAAACATGGTCCTCAAATCAGCAATGTTCAGGAACTCGATATTGTTACTGGTATGTTCTCTTTTCGTTGCGTGCATCGGTTTAAAATCGAATCCTAATAAAACCCCCAAAAATTATacttttgaaaataattaattaatatcaaGATCAAATACATGATATGACTAATACGGTTTGGTCCGATATTTTACTCATTTTTTCTCTAAACTGGATCAAATCAAAGTATATCTAAAATTATACGGTTTTTACCGAATGATACACgccgggttttttttttttttttttttgtataaaggGCTAAATTGATCTTTCAATTTATAGGGCTATTTATATGATTTCATCATATCtggttataaaattataattataaattatacgATTTCTTACCGAATAATACACGCTTCTACTTTTCCGGTATAAAAGGCTGAATTGATCTTTCAATCCgtaattgattttttattaaattaatctaaaatttACACATGTAAATAAATGATTTGTGTTTCTTACATTGTTAATTTTAATGTAAATACTTTATTTCAAActaatttaattagaaaatatttttaaaaaaagaaaattaacatccaaaagttcatttaattaatattttaaaattgacTTAATGTGAACACTTTATTTCtgactaatttaaataaaaatattaagaaaaataataatatccaAAAGttcatttaattaataattttaaaattgacTCATATCCTATTTATTATTTGTTAATGTTTGCATCAGACATTTAAACTCTAGTcacttctaatttttttttaaaatctagTTGACATtcacaaaaataaatattagaaaCGAAATTAATTCTAATTAATAAAAGATTCAGGAGTAGATTTGTATGTtatctctaattaattaaattatttatatgtaTAATATATTGACCACATTATGCTTTTTGttaattatgaaattaatttggattttgttttgattaattcaGGAAAGGGGGAATTAGTTTTCTGTAGTCCGATAGAGAATCCAGAGTTATTCTACGGTGCTCTTGGTGGTTTAGGTCAGTTTGGTATTATTGTAAATGCAAGAATTCCCTTAGGTCGTCCTACACCGACAAGGGTacgtacatttttttttatatatatccgTCTATGATTATTGAAGTTTAGAATCGATTTTATAAAGGTCAATTAACTTTATATTTGATATTCATAAAGTTATTTCCATCAATTTATGTAAAAAAAACCCACTGAAATATTAACTAATCGCCATATACGagatattttttacttttatgatTGATTTGGGGAAATTTGGTTGTCGTATATGTGccacgtgacgtgacgtgacacATCTaagcaacatttttttttttataaaatcacaatttttttttattgggcTTAGTTGATACAATTTACCGTAAAATAGTTCAATGTTATCTAATAAAAAACTTTAGCTAAATTTTACCTTTTTTCCATAATATTATGTTGACAATTTTTGTTGGCATTTACTTTAAAATTCTTAAAATTAAGCTAAAATTTCTACCCTGATTTATACTActatcttttatatatatatatatatatatatatatatatatatatatatatatatatatattatctttttaactttttttttattaaagatcaATTAGTAACTGAATCGAACAAATAAAATTCATTTCTTAATAAGCTTATTCGGTtctgttttaatttaaaaaaaaaaactcagttCGGTTAATCAGTAGTTCGACTAGTATCGGAATTGAACCAATACTCGCACCCATATTCtcaaataactaaaattagaCGTGAAATCTCTTTAATTTTACTATACCTAGGTATAGTAAAATTAAAGAGATTTCACGtctaattttagttatttgaGAATATGAGTGCAAGTATTGGTTCAATTCGGTTACTAATCGAACTACTGATTAACCGAACtgagttttatatataactaatttGCATTTTCTTAATTTTGTTGAGAAAGTGATACACCCGATCGTAGAATTTCTTCAGTTTTTCTATTAGAgtaaaaccttcataaattaatactcgataaattaataacatatttaaaataataatttcttctagtCTCGATTTGGGTCAGATCACTAATTTTATACTCGAGAAATTaataacctctataaattaataaaattttatggtcccaacattattaatttatagaggttttactgtatatgtaATGTAAACTGATATTTATTGAATTAAATAATGGAAATTActgataaatattattttatatgaaTATACAGGTACGATGGCAATTGATACTTTTTAGTAATTTCACATCATTCACACAAACTCAAGAAAAAATAATCACAAGCGATATTGTAGTGAGTTATTTAGAAGGTGGAATGTTATTGGACAATGGTACCCCTAATACTTGGAGAACTTTCTTCTTCCCATCCTCTGATATTCCTAAAATTACTGCCCTTACCAAGCAATTTGGTGTTCTCTACAGTATTGAATATGTTTCTTATTATGATGGCTTTGGTAAGAAGACAATGGACAGGGTAAGTCACTTATACGACGTCGTTTTATTGTGttcagtttcaaaaaaaaaggaaataaaaatgttCTAAATCTTAAATTCTTAACGAGAATGATTAATTTTGGTCTTATTTATAGTCTTTTTGTTTGGAAACTAGTCGCGGAAAATACCACTTGAATGACGTGTCATAATTTGGCGAAATTCGAAGATATGACGTTCACGTGGTGTTTTCGGTAAATGCAATTCTTGGTTTCTAGGTCAAACTAAAATTAGACGAGGATTACTTTCTCGTTAAGAATTTAAGATTTATAATGTCCTATTTCTGATAATTAATAGGGTTAATTACTGGCTACGACattgttttatttcaaaaatgttacaaattttaaaattttaacgaGAATGATTAATTTTGATTTCATTAATGGTCTCTTTACTCAGAAACTAGTAAATACATTCGTGTAAAATACCATTTGGATGacatatcataaaaaaaattcttaacgAGATTGGTTAATTTTGGTTTTATTCATAGTCGTTTTGTTCAGAAATGAACAAACAGGTTCACAGAAAATACCACTTGAATGACGTGTCATAATTTTGCAAAAATTCGAAGATATGACGTCCATGTGGTATTTTCCGAAAATGCATTTTTTGGTTTCTAGATCAAAGAATTATATAGGTGAAACGAAAATTAGACGACGATTACTTTCTCGTTAAGAATTCAAgatttataatataaattaataggGTTAGTCACTCATACGACAttgttttgtttaaaaaatgaaacaaaaatgttacgaattttaaaattttaacaaaAATGATTAATTTTGGTTTTATTAATGTTCTTTTTATCCGGAAACCAGTAAATAAATTCGCATAAAATACCACTTGGATGACATGTCATCAAAAAATTTCCGTTTAGCGGAAAATCGATGATATAACATCCACGTGGTATCAATGAATTTGTTAGTTTCTAGACTAAAGTAACTCTTATAAGTGAAACCACAATTAGACGGAAATGTCTTTCTCGTTAAGAAATTTAGGATTTATAACATTTTTGTTCTGTTTGTGGCAATTGAAAGATCCTAATTTTATGGCattgtttttgttcttgcaGAAAATGAAGCAGTTATTCCGAACACTTAACGCCAATCCGGAATATAGTTACGAAAAGGACGCGACTTATAAAGATTTCTTATTGAGAGTTGAAGCTACGGAGCCGAATTCTCAAGCTCATCCATGGTTGAATATGTTCATACCAAAATCAGGAATCTCGGCTTTCGAATCTGGTGTTGTAAGGGATATTCTTCTTAAAAGAAATATCACTCTTGGACCTATTATTTTCTACCCtatgaaaaaagaaaagtaaGTATCATAccttataaatatatttatattttatagttGTTATATTTACCGTAAAAATACGGTAGAAGTTCTCATATTAATTGCCAACATATGTTTTTAAATTCATAATTAGCCGGATAAGGTATTAAAATATGTCTATGGTTTCTGAGAAAGTATCTATTTAGGCTACACGTATGAAATAGTACCAATACggacttaacgtttaaaaaatggtacaaaTTTAGGTTTCAATAAAGGTGAAAATTCTATAAAGAAAAACTCAGTGGTTACACTTTTTGTTAATGGTATAtctgtggtatgttttataACAACGTCTTAAGTTTTTttctttgttaaaaacaatgaatttttagtttgaaattataaaaaataactgttaacaatttcaaaatggaaaatttcaagaattaaagttgtttaataccACATTTACTACAgaactaaattttttattttccaaaatcattagTTTCGGAGTTTTCTCACTCTAAATATTCACTTCTACTCTACTCACCCAACAACACCCaaataacttcaaaattaaaaagttgaataattaaagttgcttaaaatataatctaacttttccaaaaaaaataaaaatatatcaaCTTTTCAATTTCAAGATTGTAATAGTGTCGACTTAAAAAATCATGAACCCAGGTcggaaaaaaaaatcacagaCACAAAAAGTGTAACCATaagcatgttttttttttttggaatttaatgttgaaataataaacttataattaatagtctttaatttggttaaTTGTATTATTCAAAAGTCATGTCTGTATGTGTTAAGAATTGTATTGTTTCTTAAAGGGTCATCTGTATTTACAGTGAGTTGTACTGTTTACCAATAATCATGTcggtaatctataaatacctatgaATAGAAATAGTAAGACAACGGAATTTTTTttccagcaattatactcttcctaaaaataattaatattgcaGATGGGATGACAGAATGTCAGCAGTGGTACCTGATGAAGATATTTTCTACACTTTAGGGCTTTTATATGAAACTGGACCTCACAGTTTACAAGAATATGAGGATCAAAATGCAGCAATTCTGAAGTTTTTTGAAGGAGCTGGAATTAATATTAAGCTGTTTCTGGGAAATCAACCAAATAAAGATGGTTGGATCAAACATTTTGGTCCAAAATGGGGAACTTTTCAACAGAGAAAAGCTCAGTTTGATCCTAAAAATATTCTCTCACCTGGACAAAGAATTTTTAATTGATTCATACattgttttatttaatattacatgcaaataaataaaagaattctaCATTTTTAATTCTTTCCTTTCAGTAAAATGCAATCACAGTTTAGGGATATGCCTTTCGGATTTACTTGTGGGAATTGCGTTTTATTATATGTTATGTTGTATGGAAACGGAAACGGATATGAATACAGAAACGGAAATGGAAACGGACACCGAAAAAtgtaatttctaaaaaatataggaaacgaaaacatgtaaatatttaaaatatagggaaatatttaaaaatactaaaaatataataatatgttttaaaaaaaaaaaagaataagatgcaaaaatatcccCAACGTTtatagtcaggagcaattttacccataacgtctaaaatggtgcaattttactcctaacgtttgcAAGTGACTTTATTGACCTCTCATGAAAAATCATTATTGAACAGTTTTAGACCATCTTCCCCAAATTCATTTTGAGACACAAAGATAATTAAAgtccatatcaaatagtcacaatttTTTATTGTAGGATAGGATGAAGACTCCATTAATGATTTTTCCTTAATTTAAAGAcataattgattattttgatagtttaagatccTAACTAATTTTGAAATATTAGTTTAACGGGTCAAATGAGTTTTATACGAAAATAATAATGATCGGTCGGGATGTGTAAATCCACACTACACATGTCAAAATGTGTTTTGAGATCCTAACATGGAAGTCCTGCCATTATTTTTCTGAAAGCAGGCGGGATGAGATCCTAATGGAATTCCGTTGAAATTTCTGACAACAATTGTCCCATCACTTTGTCAGAAATTAGGACTAAGcaaaaataatcaattgagtCCTTATACTATCTTAAAATCATAAACTATTTCTATTTGATATGCATCGTAATGATCTCTGTGTTGGCTCAAAATGGATTTGGGGAAAAGAGattgaaactgttcaaccgaatgattttcgatgaggacTGAACAGGGCAGCTTGCTTTTAAGGCAACCAAGGCCACCGCCTAAGGCCCCCAAAAAATGGAAGTCtcatgtatatttttattttaatatgttatagatataatttagaaaaagaataATATATCATATATTATGGAATTAGGGCCCatcataaaaattaattaatttagtctTCTATCCAAATCCATATTTTATATATCAATCTAACGAATCCATATTTTACCGTTTATCAAAATCTTGCAACctctttttattttaactttaaACAATATAAAAAGTTGCTATATATACTACTCAAGGATATGGATTaactttattttaaaaatgagACACTAAacgatattgaatttaaaattttaatttgagatgtaaaatttaattaatgattttgaaatagcttttagataaatattaaattttttgtgtcacataaatatatatatttttcattttttttttcaattctaagATATTTCTATCTCAAAAGAGaggatattatatatatatatatatatatatatatatatatatatatatatatatatatatatatatatatatatatatatatatatatataggggagggatcaagtgagaacctccttttaggtgaggacactttcttaggtgagaaccactaacactacgtagttttgagtctaaaaattaaacaaaaaaacgcTACTGCCATGGGGGTTCAAACCTTGGACCACTTGTTTACACTCCaaattacttaccactgagctaATTACTTTCCTTGTATAATATGtgccgcgctgattaatataccatcgcattgtagctttcattgtttaatatttgacatatgcacttattaatattgattaaatatgcataataatgaattattaatagaaaaaaaagaaatgtgcatagaaaaaaatgtgcataataatgaattattaatagaaaaaattcaagaacatgctccgattttttatttatttaattcctttatattttgtaatttatgttatataagaaaatatatttttttaaacatacgttataacatataatttaacttttttttttgaaacaacatatatattttaacttttaaaacgcgaactatgaagtttagaacgtacgacatattttttagaacatacgttatgttttttagaacatgtgttatgttttttcgaacatgagttataaattatatttttgaaaaaaatgaaaaaacgatccaaatatctactgatttttttagaacattatacttaatttttggaacacaaactacaaaTTTTAGagcatacgttatgttttttagaacatgtgttatgttttttcgaacatgagttataaattatatttttggaacaaatgaaaaaacaatccagatatctactgatttttttagaacattatacttaattttttgagcacaaactataaactttagaacatacgttatgttatttagaatatgagttataaattatattatagaacaaatgcaaaaatggtccatatatttactgtttttttaaacaacaattgttttcCTTATCCATTATGaagcgcgctgattaatataccattatccatgtagcttctattgtttaatattagacatatgcacttattaaatatcgattaaatgtgcataataataaattattaatagaaaaaaaagaaatgtgcataataacgaATTATTGATAgaacaaaaaaaatccaaaaacatgctccgattttttatttatttaattcctctatattttttgtaatttatgtttttaaatgttaaggacggaattctaaataatgttacataattctaaactttataatttatgttctccaaattaagtataatgtttaaaaaaatcagtaaatatctcgatcatttttgcatttgttctataatataatttataactcatgttcgaaaaaacgtaacgcatgttcgaaaaaacataacacatgttctaaagtttatagtttatgttccaaaaattaagtataatgtttaaaaaaaatcagtagatatctggatcgttttttcatttgttctataatataatttataactcatgttcgaaaaaacataa
The DNA window shown above is from Euphorbia lathyris chromosome 1, ddEupLath1.1, whole genome shotgun sequence and carries:
- the LOC136214985 gene encoding cytokinin dehydrogenase 3-like, giving the protein MSSSSCKFLTLFLFHLLLSNIRISQSLPCPLPPAIQSIYTENPATVAAASVDFGNVVHDRPIGVFVPRTVEDIIALVKTSYECYQPFTIGVNGHAHSTHGQSMALNGVVIDMKQMRINGAIKVGVSDTAVTADVGGDTLWLDVMNYVLGLGYSPYSWTDYLNLTVGGTLSNAGISGQTFKHGPQISNVQELDIVTGKGELVFCSPIENPELFYGALGGLGQFGIIVNARIPLGRPTPTRVRWQLILFSNFTSFTQTQEKIITSDIVVSYLEGGMLLDNGTPNTWRTFFFPSSDIPKITALTKQFGVLYSIEYVSYYDGFGKKTMDRKMKQLFRTLNANPEYSYEKDATYKDFLLRVEATEPNSQAHPWLNMFIPKSGISAFESGVVRDILLKRNITLGPIIFYPMKKEKWDDRMSAVVPDEDIFYTLGLLYETGPHSLQEYEDQNAAILKFFEGAGINIKLFLGNQPNKDGWIKHFGPKWGTFQQRKAQFDPKNILSPGQRIFN